ATCAAGGTCGTCGCCAACCAGGGTGCGGATTGGGACGCCACCAAGGCGCGCACGATCATAGCCACGGTCATTCAGCAGAACCCGGATCTGTGCGGCGTGGTCGGATTCTGGGACGTGATGGATCTGGGCGCGGCCGCGGCGATCAAGGAATCCGGAAAGAAGATCGCCCTGGTCACGTCGGGCGGCGGCGAGCAAATGGCTTGCGACAACGTGGAAAAGGGCGTGTTCGACGAGGAGATCGCTTATCCGGTCCTGGATCAGGGTCACGCTCTGGCCGTCATGGTCCAGACGGTTCTGCAGTCCGGGGAGCCGGCCGGAAAGAATAAATTCGTCATCTACACGCCCTCGGTAAGAATCACGAAGGAGACCCTCCATCCCGGTCTCTGCTGGAGCGCCGCGAGCATCAAGAAGAATTGACGGCTCCACGGACATGTTTCGTAAGGCGCTGAGCTGCGGAGTCGGCTCAGCGCCTTCTTTTTGCTACGGGAACGCATCGAGATGATCGCCGATTTGATCACCAGGCTGCGCTATCGATATTTTCCCGATCACATGGTCGGCGAGGTGCTCGGCAAGAGGTGGATGGACAATACGATTCCCGTCCTCCTTCTCGTCGCGATCCTGTCCTATTTCGTGGCGACGATTCCCAATTTCGTCTCGTTCGGGAACCTGTCCGACACCTCGCGCCAGATCGGCGAATTCGGATTGATCGTCATCGGCATGACGATCGTCATGCTGGGCGGTGGCATCGATCTCAGTGTCGGCTCGACCTTCGCTCTCGCGAACATCACGGCGCTGATATTGTTCAACCTGGCTGGGTGGCCGCCAGAAGCGGTCGTCGCCGGCACGATGGGTGTGGGAGCCCTTGTCGGCCTGATCAACGGCCTGCTGATCGGCTATCTCCGGCTTCGAGCGTTCTTGACCACGCTCGTCATGCTGACGCTCGTGCGCGCGGTGGTCACCCTCCTGCTTCAGATGTACCAGGTGCAGATCGCCTCGAGCTTCGTCGAGTCCGATCTCTGGGACTTCATAGGCACGGGATCGGTTCTTGGCCTGCCTTTCAGCGTCGTGGTGCTGATCGTCGTGGCGGCGTCGGCGCATATCGTCATCAGCAGGCTCCGCATCGGCTGGCGCGTCATGGCGGTCGGCGGATCGCGCCGCTCGGCCTACAACGCGGGCATCCCGGTGCGATTCACGGTGTGTCTGACCTATGTCGTGTCCGGATTGCTCACCGGTTGTGCGGGGGCGCTCTATGCGTCGAGGCTCTCCGGCGCCGGCCCCGACACCGGACTCGGTCTCGAGCTCGCTGCCGTGACGGCGGCGCTCCTCGGAGGCAACAGCATCGGCGGCGGGCACGGCTCGGTCGCCAAAGCGCTGATGGGAGCGATCATCGTATCGCTCCTGACCAATGGGCTTGTCAGGCTCGGGCTCGGGAACGGCTCGTCGCAGATGGCGGTCGGCATCGTGTTGCTGCTGGCGATCAGCATCAACGTACGCTGGAGCAAATGGCGGCATAAGCTCCAGTCGAAGGTCTACATGTCGCCGGCCTATCTGGCCCTGCCCCCCGACCCCGAGATCGACCCGAACTCGGCTTCGCCTTACGCCATGAACGACCGGCTTCGTGACGTCGAGGTCATCGGCCTCGGCGAGGTCGACGGGCCCGAGGACGTCATTCTCGATGCGGACGGCAACATCTATTGCAGCGCGCGTCAGGGCGATATCGTTCGCTTCCTGGCGCCCGACTACAGGCGACGCGAGGTCTATGCGCATGTGGGTGGCCGGCCTCTCGGCATGGCCATCGACAAGGACGAAAGCCTCGTCGTATGCATCGCCGGCATGGGCCTCTACCGCGTGGACAAGGGGCGCAATACCCGGAAACTGACCGCGGAGACGAACCGGTCGCGTCTGTCGGTCATCGATGATTCCCGCATGCGGCTTGCCGACGATCTCGATATTGCACCCGACGGAAAGATCTACTTCAGCGAGGCCACGATCCGCTACGGGATCGAAGAATGGGTTGCCGACGCCCTGGAAGGACGCGGCAACGGGCGGCTCATCCGTTACGATCCCGCGACGGACACCACGCGGACCATCAAGCGCGGCCTTCTCTTCGCGAACGGGATGTGCGTCGCGCACGACAACAAATCGGTGCTGTTCGCCGAGACATGGGGCTGCAGGATCAGCCGCTATTGGCTCGAGGGGCCCAAACAGGACACGACCGAGATCGTGCTCGACGGGCTTCCCGGATACCCCGACAACATCAATCGAGGCTCGCGCGGAACCTACTGGGTGGCGCTCGCCGGCACGCGAACGCCATCCTACGATCTGGCGATGACGATGCCGGCCTTCCGGCGACGCATGGCACGGCGCGTCGCCAGCGTCGAATGGCTGTTTCCCAACGTCAATGTCGGCTGCGTGGTGCGCTTCGACGCCGCGGGGCGCGTTCTCGAATCGCTATGGGATTCGGCCGGCGAGAACCATCCGACGATCACCTCGATGCGGGAGCATCGCGGCTATCTTTATATCGGTGGCGTGACCAACAACCGGGTCGGGCGGATCGAGATCCCGGACGCCGATCCGGAATGGACCGGCCCGGCATCCTATTGGGCAAAGCGTCCATGAATCCGCTCAGGAAACCCTTGGACCGGTGGCTCGGCCGTGGCGAAGCGTCCATCACAACGCCGCCGATGGATGGCGCCTTCCGGCCCAACGATCTTCTCGATTCGGCGTCGACGGTTGTGGAGCTGCCGGCGCCCGACTGTCTGGCCGTCACGTCGCATGGCGTCGTCGTCTCGTCAGGGCATTTGCTGTTCAGCGTCGACAAGCCCGGCGGAAGCCCGGTCGCGTTCTTCGATGCCGAGATCAGCGCCTTGGCCGGATTGCCGGATGGCGGTGCTGCGGTCGGCCTGAGCGACGGCAGGATCGCCTTCGTCGGGGGCCGGCATCACCGAAAGACGATCGAGATCGGTCCCGAAGCAAGGTGCATCACCGCGCTCGCGCCCGCGCCCGACGGTTCTCTGTTTGTCGCCAACGGGTCGGCGTCGAACGGGCCGGCGGCGTGGAAACGCGACCTGATGGAGAAGAATGCCACCGGGTCCGTGTGGCGGATCGAGCCCGCCCGGAGTAATCGCCAACAACTCGGCGGAAGCCTGGCTTACCCCTATGGCCTCCTTGTGGAGCCCGGCTCGATCGTCGTCTCGGAAAGCTGGCGCAGCGCGTTGACGCGAATTTCGCCCGGCGCAGCCGGCAAAGGCGAGCAGATACTGGAACACCTTCCCGCCTATCCCAGCCGCCTGGCGCGGGGAGCCGACGATGGGATCTGGCTCTCCCTGTTTGCGCCGCGGAGTCAGATCGTCGAATTCGTGCTGAGCGAGGACCATTATCGTCGGCGCATGATCAACGAAATCGACGCCGATCTTTGGGTGGCGCCGAGCCTTCGCGCCGGCCGGTCGCCCAAGGAGCCGATGCAACAGGGCGGCATGAGGCAGCTCGGACTGCTGAAGCCCTGGTCGCCCAGCCAATCCTACGGCCTGGTGGCGCTTCTCGATCGCGCCTACCGGCCGATCGCCAGCCTTCACAGCCGGGCGAATGGAAGGCGGCACGGCGTCACCAGCTGCGTGGCCGTTGGCGGCCAGCTCTTGTTCTCGGCCAAGGGCGACGGTGTCGTCGCCTCCTGCGCCTATGAGGGATTGGCATCATGAGCGTTCCGCCGCTCCTGGAGATGAAAGGCATCGCCAAGGATTATCGCGGCGTCGCCGCGCTGAAGAACATCGACTTCGACCTGCGGCGCGGCGAGGTGCATGCCCTCCTGGGCGAGAACGGGGCCGGCAAGTCGACGCTGGTCAAGATCCTGTCGGGCGCGGTCACCCCGACCCGAGGCGAAATCCGCATCAACGGCGAGCATATCCATATCGCCGGTCCGACGGATGCACGCCGACACAGGATCGCGATGGTCTATCAGGAGACCAGCCTCGTCCCCTCCCTGACCGTCGCCCAGAATCTCTATCTCGGTGACGAGAAGTTCTATAACCGCCTGCGGGGAACCTATATCGAGGCGCAGCAGCTTCTTCAGTCGCTGAACTTTCCCGTCGATCCGGCGGCAATCCTTCAGTCGCTCGGCACGGCCAAGCGGCAGATGGTCGAAATCGCGCGCGCCGTCCGTCTCCAGGCGAAGATCATCATATTCGACGAGCCGACCGCGACTCTGACGCCCGAGGAGAAGCATCACCTCTTCGCCTTGATCGACCGGCTGCGCAAGGAGCAGGTCTCGGTCATCTTCATCAGCCACGCGCTGGAGGAAGCGCTCGAGATCTCCGACCGGATCACCATCCTCAGGGACGGCGCCCACATCGTCACCGCCGACGCCAACACGCTTTCCCGCGAGACGATCATCCGTCACATGGTCGGCCGGTCGCTGACCGACGAGCTCTATGGCCAGGTGACCGATCCCCGCGCGATGCGCCGTCCCGGGGAAAGGGTGCTGAGCGTACAAAACCTCTCCATGCAGAACGTCGTGCGAAACTGCTCCTTCTCGATCTTTGCGGGGCAGGTCACCGGCATTTTCGGCCTCGTGGGCTCGGGCCGCACGGAAACGGCCCGGATCGTCGCAGGCGTCGCCAAGCGGGATTTCTTCCATGGCGGCGAGGTGCATTTCGACGGACGTTCCGTGCGCTACCGGACGCCGCGCCAGGCGGTCGGCGACGGCGTCGTCTATGTCACCGAGGATCGCAAGGGTGACGGGTACTTCGAGACGATGTCGGTCGCGGAGAACATCTATATCGGGCGGATTTCGAGCCGCGAGTCGCATGGAATCGCGCTGAGCATGAGCGAGATGCGCGCGCTCGCCGCAAGCTGGACGGAGAAGCTCAACATCAGGACGTTGAACAGCGACGCGCGGGTCGTCGAACTCTCCGGCGGCAACCAGCAGAAGGTAGTCATCGCGAAGGGGCTGGTCCAGAAGCCCAAGCTGGTCATTTTCGACGAACCGACGCGCGGCGTAGATGTCGGCGCCATCGCCGAGATTCATCAGTTGATCGGCGAGCTTGCCGATGAAGGGCTCGCCGTGATCGTCATATCGTCCTACCTGCCGGAAATCCTGAGATTGTCCGACCGTATTCTGGTTTCGAGGCTGGGCCGGATCGTGGAGGAGCTTTCGCCCGCGGAGGCGACCTCGGAGGCGGTGATGTATGCGGCCGTCTATTAAATTTGGCGGCGATTGCGGGCGCCCTCGTCGGGTCCGGCGATGGCGAACTCGGCGATCTGGCGCAGCCACCTGCGGAGCCTCGAATGCTCGGGCGAGAACTGAAGCTTCGGCTCGTCGCAGGTCTCCCGGCGGCGGGTGTCTCTCACGGCACCGCGCGGCCGGTCTTCGGATCGAGGATGAGTGCCTGGGCGTGGGGCTTGCGAAAGTCGAACATTCCGTCGAGCGGACCCGCGAAGGCGTCGGCTGACTGTTCGCCGATCCGCCCAAGACTCCAATTGTCCTCGATGAAGCGCAGGATCGAGGTCTGGTCCGTCAGCGTGTGATCGACCGCGTTGACGCGCGCATAGGGCGATATCACCAGCAGCGGCAGGCGCGGCCCGAAGCCGCAGCGCGCGGGATCGTCGTTGGGCTTGGCGTTGCCGCAGCGCCCTGGCCCATTGAGGGCGTCGACGTCGGCGATGGCCGACCCGCGAACGATCGGCGGCATCACATGATCGTACCAGCCGTCCGAATCGTCGTAGGCGATGATGATCGCCGTGTCTTTCCAATAGGGCGACTTCTCGATCGCATTCACGATCGCGACCAGATGCGCCTGCTCGTCGAGCGGATTGGAATAGCCGGCATGCCCGTCCTGGTATTTCTTGGCCTTGACGAAGCTGACCGCCGGCAGATGGCCGTGGCTCAACGCATCATAGAAATCCGCCAGATCGTACTGGTGATTGGCCTGGTCCTGCTCGCCGATCGTCGCGATCGACGTTGGCGCCAGGTGATGCGGGTTCGAGGTGCTTTCGTAATACTGGAACGGCTCGTGATGCGGGCTGTAGTCGGTCACGGCGGCATTGGCGATGTTGGTCGATTTGGCGCCGCAGACCGCCTTGCCGTCCCTGCTGCCGGTCGGGCGGAAGCCGCCTTGAAACCAGCCCCAGCTGACATGCTTCCCGTTCAGGAGATCGCCGATATTGCGCCCCGTCATGCCGACCAGCCCGGCCTTCGGATTCGAGCAATCGTCCAACTGCGGATCGGGATCGCCGATCATCGTGCCCTGCACCGTCAAGACCTCGTCCTCGATCTTGAGATCGGCGAGCAGCGCGCCGTGGGTCGTGCCGGCAACGAGATTGATCGCACCGGGCGAGGATGGGCCGAAGTTGGTGCCGAAGGAATTGTCGTTGAGCGCGAAACGTTGCGCATAGTTCCAGATCGCGGTCACCGTGTTGCCGTCGAAATAGCCCATCACGCCGCTGGGATCGCAATTCTTCCCGTCCGAGGAGGTGTGCTCGACGAACTTGTCCATGAGGCCGCCGTCGAAGGCGAGTTGCTCGGCGGTATATTCGTGATCCATGTCGCAGGTGACGGCCTGCTGCGGCGACAGGCGCGCCGGGTTGGCCGCATTGGGATTATTGGTCAGCAGCGCTTCGGTCAGGCCGTTGACGCTGGGCGTCTCCGGCTTCGCACGAAAGGCCGGCTCGCCCGGCAGATTGAGCGCCTTCGGGTAGGTGGCGAAGTAGTGATCGAAGGAAACATTCTCCTGATAGAGCACGATGACATGCTTGATCGGCGTTGCGGTTGCCGGTGCGGCCGCGCTTGAAGGACCCGCGCCGAGGCCCGCCATTGTCATGACGAGAATGCCGGCACCGAACGTCAGGCCGGTCCCGATACGCCAACCCCCGATGGTCATGATTTCGCTCCCCTGCTCCGGCGCCCGGCCCGAATCATTGCGATCGCCGCGACCCGCCGACGGCCGACGGGGCACGCACGCCGTCTTAGCGCCGTGAGCCGACGCGATTTATGACATCGGGCCCGGCCGGCGATCAATTCGGCCGTGGATTTCCATTAAATAAGCGAAAGGATCGGGGGACGGCTGCGGCCCCCTTGCCGCCATGATCCCGGCGATCGGCGTGGTCGCGCGTCAGAGCTTGCCCAGCATCTCGGCATAGCGGCGCGCCGTCTCGAGGCCGAAGCGCGTCGCCGCCCCGGAGGGCGCCCGCGGCGCCGTCTCGGCGATGCCGAGGCGGTGGCCCAGCACCTGCTTGCCATAGATCAGGAAGGTCCCCATCGATTCCATCAGGAAGACCAGCAGCGGCAGCACGCTCTGGTAAAGCCGCTCCGCCTCCGCCATCGAGTCCGGCTTGCCGCTCGCCATCAGATCGAAGATCCGCGTCGTGACGTCGAAGGTCTCCGCGCCCGGAATGAATCCCACGGCGCCGGCCCGCATCGAATCGACCATCTCGACGCCGGCCCGGCCGTTGAACACATCCATCGCGCCATCGACCTCCTGCATCAGCTCGGCGATCGAGAGCGCCGTCGCCTCGAGCTTGACGATCGAGAGATTGGGATGCGCCTTGTTCAGCGCCTTGATGCCGCCATGGCTCAAACCGATGCCGAGATATTCCGGTGCGTTCTGGATTCCGAGCGGCAGGGAGGATTTCTCCGCCACGGCCCCGAAGAAGCGGATGAGCTCGATCTCGGGCACGCCCTTGACCGGCGGCGGCTGCAGGATCACCCACTTCGCGCCGAGGCCGGCGGCGGCCTTGACGAAATCGCTCTGGCCCGCCGCCGTGACCTCGGCCACCGTGACCGCCAGCGGCACCCGGCCGCCGATGTCCTCGGCCACCCATTCCATGACCGTGTGGCGTTCGGCCAGCGACAGCTTGTTGACCTCGGTCGCGAGCCCGAGCACCGCGACGCCATGGACCTTGTGCGCCAGCAGGGACGCGACCTGCTTGCGCATCGCGCTTCGGGACAGGTTGCCGTTCGCGTCGAACAGCGCATAGACCATCGGGTAATTGCCGAAGAAGCCGGATCTGGTTTTCATGGGGAAGCCTTCGGATCTCGCATGACGGGCGGAAAGTGGACTGGGGAAAGCCGGTTTGTGTAACGTTAAACTAACGCTTCGCCGCGGGCCTGTCCATCGCTCCCGCGCACCCGTTCAGAAGGGCCGAACGGAACCGCGCCATCAGGTCGAGCCGCCGCGCTGCAGCGCCACCGGATAGACGATGTCGGTCTGCGTGAAGCTGCCGTCGGCCAGGCGCTTGAGGATCTCGGACCCTCCGCGCGCGCCGATCTCATAGGCCGGCGAACGAACGGTCGTCAGCACCGGGTCGGTATATTGCCAGAACTCGAAGGCGTTGAAGCCGGTGAGGATCACCTGTTCCGGAATCCTGATCCCGCGCGCCGCCAGCAGTTTCATGGCGCTGATGCCCATCTGGTCGTTGCCGGCCAGGATGGCGTCGGGCAGCCCATGCGTGTCGAGATCCTGTGCCAGCGCCGCCTGGGTGCCGCGGAACTCGCCATCGCCGCAAGTGACGATACGAAGCTCGGCGCCATTCTTCTGCTGCCGGATCGCCTCGCGGATGCCTTTGATTCGCTCCCCGATCGCCGGCCAGTACAGCTCCGGCACCAGCATCGCGAGGCGCTTGGCGCCGCCGTCGAGCGCCACCTGCCCCAGCATCCGACCGCCGCCCCGGTCATCCTGCCGGATGCTGCAAAGGTCGACCGCGGGAAACTTCAGGATCTCCTGGAACAGAACGATCGGCTGTCCCAGGCCCAGCAGCGTCTCCACCACGCCGCGCCGGATCGCGTCGCTGCCGGAGAGCATCACGCAGATCGCATCGGTCCGGATATCGCGGACCATCGGCGAGCCCTTGAAGGCGGCCGCCGAATGCCCTTGCAACAGCAGCCCGTAACCGTTGGCGTTGAGATGGTTGCCGAGACCCGACACGACATGGGTGATGAAGGGATCGGCCAGGTAGTTCGGCATATCGTCCACGATCACCATGCCGATCGAAAGCCGCTTCGACAGCCTCAGGCTGCGCGCCATCGTATGGGGCCGATAGCCCAGCTTCTCGATCTGGGCCTCGATGCGCAGACGGGTCTCGGGCCGCATCGAACCGACGCGGCCATTCATCAGATTGGACACGGTCATGGGCGAGACGCCGGAAGCCTCCGCCACGTCGCGCAAGGTGGCGCGGCCCCCGGCCGGCTTTGCGGCCCCCGGGCGCGGCGGACCCGCCTTCGCCACGCCCGTTTCTCCAGACGGGGATCTGGACGGACCACGTTTCACGCCGGGCGATTTCGGGGATTTTCGTGCTGTCATCCGGGGCGGCCGAAGCCGGGGTTGCGGGAGTCCTTTCGGAGTCGAGGCCCGATCATAGCGGGTCACGCGGACCCGCGCTGCGGGGGCCCGGCGTTTCAGCGGGGGCCCGCGGGGCAAGAGCCTCTAGCCTTTGGCCGCCTCGAGCGGGGTCCGGTCCAGGACCGCCCGCAGGAACAGCTGCAGCCGGTCGCTTCTGGGCCGGGCGAACAGCGCGTCCGGCAGCCCTTCCTCGACGATCCGGCCGCCATCCATGAAGACGACCCGGTCGGCGACCTCGCGGGCGAAACCCATCTCGTGGGTCACGATCAGCATGGTCATGCCCTGCTTCGCCAGCGCGCGGATCACCTGCAGCACCTCGCCCACCAGCTCGGGATCGAGCGCCGAGGTGATCTCGTCCAGCAGCAGCAATTTCGGCTCCATGGCCAGCGAGCGCGCGATCGCCACGCGCTGCTTCTGGCCGCCCGAGAGCTGCGAGGGGAAGGCCTGGCTCTTGTCGGCGAGACCCACCCGCGCCAGGAGATCTCGGCCGCGGGCCTCCGCCTCGGTTCGGGACAGCTTCAGCACCTGCACCGGCGCCTCGATCACGTTCGCCAGCACCGACATATGGGTGAAGAGATTGAAGTGCTGGAACACCATGCCCATCCGCGCCCGCATGGCCCGCAGCTTCGGGCCCGGCACCACAGGTTCGCCCTGGAAGAGGACGCGACCGCCCGACGGTTCTTCGAGCCGGTTCACGCAGCGCAACAGAGTCGATTTGCCCGACCCCGAAGGACCGATGATGGCGACCGTCTCGCCTTCCCTCACCGCGAGATCGACGCCGTCCAGCACCGTATGGGTGCCGAAGCGCTTGACCAGGCCTTCGAGGACCAGGACATCGCTCATCGCGGCGGACGCCGGAGCTCGAGCCGGCGCGCGAGCCGGGACAAGGGAATGCAGATGGCGAGATAGATCATGCCGGCCACCAGATAGATATCCATGCTGCGGAAGGTCTGGCTCGCCACGTCATAGGACCGGTACATGATTTCCGGCACCGAGATGGTGAGCGCCAGCGAGGTGTCCTTGATCAGCGAGATCAGGTAGTTCGTGAAGGGCGGCAGCATCATGACCGAGGCCTGCGGCAGGACGATCCGGCGCATGATCTGCAGCGGCGACATGCCGAGGCTGGTCGCGGCTTCGACCTGGCCGCGATCGACCGCCTCGATGCCGGCGCGGATGATCTCGGTGACATAGGCGCCGCCGAGGATCGAAAGCGTGATCACCGCGGCGCTGAAGGGATCGAGCCGCACGCCATAGGAGGCGAGCCCGAAATAGATCAGGAAGATCTGCAGCAGCGCGGGCGTGCCGCGGATGACCTCGACATAGATATTGCCGAGCCAGCGCAAGGGACGCTGCCTCGCTCCCTTGGCGAGGGCCCCCAGCAGGCCCAGCACCAGGCTGCCCAGCAGCGACAGCGCCGTCAGCTCGGCCGTGATGATGATGCCCTTCGCGACATAGGGCAGATAGGTCAGGGCGAAGGTGAAGAAGTCGGTCATCGCAAAGGCGGCCAGCCGGGCAGCGTCAAAAAAAGAGGGGTGGCGGCTTGCGACCGCCACACCCCCGTCACGAGCGGTCTCGTTGCTGAAGCGAGATTACATCTTTCCGGTCAGATAGGCCGGGCTCGTCAGTCCGTATTTCGCCATGATGGTCTTGCCCTCGCCGGCATCGACCAGCCGCTTGATCTCGGTATCGAAGGCCTTGATCAGCGAGTCGGTGCCTTCCTGGGCGAAGACGAAGAAGGTGCCGGGCAGCATGTCGCTGCCGAGATATTCCGGCGGCATGTATTCGACCACCTTGAGGTCGTAGCTCGGATTCTGGATCACCGCGTAATCGAAGGTGAAGCCCCACCAGATCGCCGCATCGACGCGGCCGGCCTTCAGATCCATCAGCATCGGGTCGGCCGACTCGTATTTGCGAATCTCGCCCGCGCCGAACTTCTCCTGGAGCTTGGTCGCTTCCTGTTCCTGCGCCGAGCCGCGAACGGTGCCCAGCACCTTGCCTTTCATGTCGGCGAAGGACTTGATCGAGGCATCGTCCTTCCTGGCGATCAGCACGTCGACGCCGTACCAGATCGGCAGTTCGTTATAGGCCATGACCTTCTTGCGCTCTTCGGTGCGATAGAGCCCGACGATCGTGTCGACGCGGCCCGACTGCAGCGCCGGTGCCAGGGCCGAATGGGTCAGGATGACCGGATCGACCTCGACGCCGAGCGACTTGCCGATCGCCTTGGTGAAATCGGCATCGATCCCCATCCATTCGCCCGAACCGATATCGATCCAGCTCTCCGGCGGGATGCTGAAGGCACCGACGCGCATGTAGCCGCGCTTCTTGATCTCGGCGAGCAGGTCGGCCGACAGGGCCGGCCTGCCGGCGGCGGCAACGGCCGCCACGGCCGCAGCGCCCGCCACGAACATGCGCCGCGAGACCGAACCGTTGAGCTTCGTTTCGTTGAGTTTCGACATCGGCAGCCCTCCTCTGGATTTGTGTTTTTTCCCGACCTCTGGGCGAGCCGGGCAGAACCATCCTCCTGCCGGCGTCGCTTCAGGTCGATTTAGTGTAACGTTAAACTTGGCAGCCGGGCGAGTCAACGGGCTCGAGGTTTTGCGGGTCCGACGGCGGCGCGGCGGGAGGAAGAGGCGACGGATCTTCGAGGGACGTCGTCGAGCGGACGATCCCGCGCTTCGGCAACGCCGAGCCGCTTCGCGGCGGCGGCGATTGCGCCGGAGCGTTTGCGCATGTTCATTCCCTAATGCCGCATATTCGTTCTCTAATTCGGAAGTTCTCCGCTCCAGATGCTCACCTGTGACGGGCGATGGATTTCGTCGCGCAGGATTCGGGGCATGACGCCGTGTTGACAATGAGAGGCCCGGTATTTCCGCCTCGGCGGAAGAAAGGCCGGCGAAGAGATGCCGGCATACTCGACGATGTCAATGGCAGAGCATCGGCTTTTGAATGCGTCGCAGCGGCTGCCATATCGCGGCCTGGACCGGTGCGTTGCTCGCAACCGGTTCCGCGGCAATAAAAATATTTCGATTTGCGGCTTGACCGACTCGGGCGACACCCCTTCTTCTTTATATGGGTTATTAGGATTTACGCTCACATCTCTGATTCGAGCGGATGAATCCATGGCCGTCTCAGTTAGCCGGGTGTGCCGCGGGCCGCCTCAGGCCGGGCCGCCGACACTCCGGAACGATGCAATAGGCGGACGCGTTAAGGGGTTTTGTTAACCACTATCGCGGAACATTAACCACATCCGGAG
The nucleotide sequence above comes from Hypericibacter terrae. Encoded proteins:
- a CDS encoding amino acid ABC transporter permease, which translates into the protein MTDFFTFALTYLPYVAKGIIITAELTALSLLGSLVLGLLGALAKGARQRPLRWLGNIYVEVIRGTPALLQIFLIYFGLASYGVRLDPFSAAVITLSILGGAYVTEIIRAGIEAVDRGQVEAATSLGMSPLQIMRRIVLPQASVMMLPPFTNYLISLIKDTSLALTISVPEIMYRSYDVASQTFRSMDIYLVAGMIYLAICIPLSRLARRLELRRPPR
- a CDS encoding substrate-binding periplasmic protein, with translation MSKLNETKLNGSVSRRMFVAGAAAVAAVAAAGRPALSADLLAEIKKRGYMRVGAFSIPPESWIDIGSGEWMGIDADFTKAIGKSLGVEVDPVILTHSALAPALQSGRVDTIVGLYRTEERKKVMAYNELPIWYGVDVLIARKDDASIKSFADMKGKVLGTVRGSAQEQEATKLQEKFGAGEIRKYESADPMLMDLKAGRVDAAIWWGFTFDYAVIQNPSYDLKVVEYMPPEYLGSDMLPGTFFVFAQEGTDSLIKAFDTEIKRLVDAGEGKTIMAKYGLTSPAYLTGKM